A genomic region of Mycobacterium senriense contains the following coding sequences:
- a CDS encoding UDP-N-acetylglucosamine--LPS N-acetylglucosamine transferase, with protein sequence MGRLLLIASSGGHIYEMFCLREFWQDKDRFWVSFPTADAQYLLRDEEDIHWAAHPTVRNVPNLMRNLVLALRLLIHHRPAMILTTGSGVAAPFLWLAWLLRIPTVFVESITRITELSLTARMVKPFATRFLVQWPELVDRIPRTEYHGRIV encoded by the coding sequence ATGGGCCGCCTGCTCCTCATCGCGTCCTCCGGCGGCCACATCTACGAAATGTTTTGCCTGCGGGAGTTTTGGCAGGACAAGGATCGGTTTTGGGTGAGTTTTCCAACCGCGGACGCCCAGTACCTGCTGCGCGACGAGGAGGATATTCATTGGGCGGCGCACCCCACCGTCCGGAATGTTCCCAACCTCATGCGCAATTTGGTGCTGGCACTGCGGCTCCTGATCCACCACCGGCCCGCGATGATCCTGACCACAGGTTCGGGCGTGGCCGCCCCCTTCCTCTGGCTGGCCTGGCTGCTGCGGATCCCCACCGTCTTCGTGGAGTCGATCACCCGCATCACCGAGCTCTCCCTCACCGCCCGGATGGTGAAGCCTTTTGCCACCCGGTTTTTGGTGCAGTGGCCCGAGCTGGTCGACCGCATTCCCCGCACGGAATACCACGGGAGGATCGTGTGA
- a CDS encoding glycosyltransferase, which translates to MIFVIMGMEVHPFDRLARTVDEMARAGTTGEDFFVQLGTCGYEPRHARFKRFLSFGDVCEQIRSASVAVTHAGAGSTLLCIEQGKHPVMVPRRSRLGEHVDEHQLPFAEKLEAGGLATVVREMEELPAAIEATRSRTAPADALGRARELTGWLETFWRGLG; encoded by the coding sequence GTGATCTTCGTGATCATGGGGATGGAGGTGCACCCCTTCGACAGGCTGGCGCGCACAGTCGACGAGATGGCCCGGGCGGGCACCACCGGGGAGGACTTTTTCGTGCAGCTCGGAACCTGCGGCTACGAGCCACGGCATGCCCGGTTCAAGCGCTTCCTGTCCTTCGGGGATGTCTGCGAACAGATACGGTCGGCGTCCGTGGCCGTCACTCACGCCGGCGCCGGGTCCACCTTGCTCTGCATCGAACAGGGGAAGCATCCGGTGATGGTCCCTCGTCGATCGCGGCTCGGCGAGCACGTCGACGAGCACCAGCTGCCGTTCGCCGAGAAGTTGGAGGCAGGCGGGCTGGCCACCGTGGTCCGAGAAATGGAGGAGCTACCGGCAGCGATCGAGGCGACGCGTTCTCGGACGGCCCCGGCCGATGCGCTGGGCCGGGCGCGTGAGCTGACGGGGTGGCTGGAGACCTTCTGGCGCGGGCTCGGCTGA
- a CDS encoding glycosyltransferase family 4 protein: protein MLWLSPWTRPAVRVQAEALLRHGAEVLLVTSDQHPESDAARDYELVLDPRFRTAATWLPTFKAWRRVREYRPDVVIAELVRDPRWIALAGRDPRIQVVHDDRPHDPDELTPAYERAVFDRWGAGSAATVTYSEYVAAAVTARRDIAGTPVHVVPLASDLDLDRLPPFVGPEGRRDFVMFGRLNPYKNVDVVLEAWRRHVIGGGWRGDSLVLIGNGPLDAAALPKHTRWRNGSFRYADVIPALAAAKGSIAHYRRASQSGVQVLSMQLGVMPIVSTAGALPEYQPPGCVPVGIDDIDRLAATFDALADPEIAAAKGAEAARYYARRCSVDLVAERLLQVIAQVVARQR, encoded by the coding sequence GTGCTTTGGCTTTCGCCGTGGACACGGCCGGCGGTACGTGTGCAGGCCGAAGCGCTGCTGCGACATGGCGCCGAGGTACTGTTGGTGACCTCCGATCAGCACCCCGAGTCCGATGCCGCACGTGATTACGAGTTGGTGCTCGACCCGCGGTTTCGCACGGCCGCGACCTGGCTGCCGACTTTCAAGGCCTGGCGCCGCGTCCGCGAGTACCGGCCTGACGTCGTGATCGCCGAACTGGTCCGGGATCCGCGCTGGATCGCGCTGGCGGGACGAGACCCCCGCATCCAGGTGGTGCACGACGACCGACCACACGATCCCGACGAACTGACGCCGGCGTACGAGCGTGCGGTATTCGACCGCTGGGGCGCCGGTTCGGCGGCGACGGTCACCTACAGCGAGTATGTCGCGGCCGCCGTCACCGCGCGGCGTGACATCGCGGGCACTCCTGTGCATGTCGTGCCGTTGGCCAGCGACCTCGACCTGGACAGACTTCCGCCGTTCGTGGGGCCCGAAGGGCGTCGTGACTTTGTGATGTTCGGCCGCCTCAACCCGTATAAGAACGTCGACGTCGTGCTAGAAGCCTGGCGGCGACATGTGATCGGGGGCGGCTGGCGTGGGGACAGCCTGGTGCTCATCGGCAACGGACCGTTGGACGCGGCCGCCCTGCCCAAGCACACGCGCTGGCGCAACGGCAGCTTCCGCTACGCCGATGTCATCCCGGCGCTGGCCGCCGCGAAAGGTTCGATCGCCCACTATCGGCGCGCCTCACAAAGCGGCGTGCAAGTGCTCTCCATGCAGTTGGGCGTCATGCCGATCGTGTCCACCGCCGGCGCCCTGCCCGAGTACCAACCACCGGGCTGCGTCCCGGTCGGCATCGACGACATTGACCGGCTCGCAGCCACATTCGATGCATTGGCGGATCCGGAGATAGCGGCGGCGAAAGGGGCCGAGGCCGCGCGTTACTATGCGCGGCGATGCTCGGTCGATCTGGTCGCGGAGCGCTTGTTACAGGTCATCGCACAGGTGGTGGCTCGTCAGCGCTGA
- a CDS encoding glycosyltransferase, whose amino-acid sequence MKRESDRAYLKRTTGDPPDLPAARSLAVVIVSRRNHESLQGCLASIAEHLPALPVYIYADSDQQDPGCVELAAKCPAAHWVSGSANVGFAQACNALVDQTPADSDLLLLAADVRVLGPLTRTRELLRQPKVAAVSPMVRAPGRAPWDIATRRPTLVRSLIAAAGYSGSLRHAPISPLYAHQPSETHGLEGDLSPACLAINRAAWNAIGGFDEEFFGYGEAADWQARARAAGWRVLLADELGAERATAPGQSDKSRRNQDLRRTNTALLLEHQRSVHHADAYLAGTTVLDRLQRPKRIARRVARDRRSTDLPTIVITTNRLVYGGAERQKALLATELDRRGFPVVVVCVQRLGPLISEIAHAVRVMRQPWWAPVVDIPKGPAVVVTGDTNTEVGFGSLWRASGRNRRWLIAPHVPPEEDAPIYSRPLTSAMRRADGFIVLAQRHWDMLLAQHRLSGRRFIAPNGVAAIGEPVLRHRSAGEPLHLVMLSRIVEHKNPHLLIEALRGLAEMPWKLSIFGDGPDRERLQAGTPPELGERVQWRGWSAGPEPALADADLLCVPSRSEAFPVVILEAMSRAIPVAASAVCAVPEMLDFGTAGFLVEPVSASGWREELARILADPGALPPVGRRGYERMRKHYTVQAMADAYLDAIGAVL is encoded by the coding sequence ATGAAGCGCGAATCAGATCGGGCGTATCTGAAACGTACGACCGGCGACCCGCCGGACCTGCCTGCCGCGCGCTCGCTCGCGGTGGTGATCGTAAGCCGTCGCAACCACGAATCGCTGCAGGGCTGTTTAGCCAGTATCGCCGAACATTTGCCTGCGCTGCCGGTGTACATCTACGCGGACAGCGATCAGCAGGATCCGGGGTGTGTCGAACTGGCCGCGAAATGCCCTGCGGCGCATTGGGTGTCGGGATCGGCAAACGTTGGTTTCGCACAGGCATGCAACGCGCTGGTGGACCAAACGCCCGCCGACTCCGATCTGTTGTTACTCGCCGCCGACGTTCGCGTGCTGGGACCACTCACCCGCACCCGGGAGTTACTTCGCCAGCCCAAGGTGGCGGCGGTTTCACCAATGGTGCGCGCGCCCGGTCGGGCGCCATGGGACATCGCTACCCGGCGACCGACACTGGTGCGGTCTCTCATCGCCGCTGCCGGCTACTCCGGCTCGCTCCGTCACGCACCGATCTCACCGTTGTATGCTCACCAGCCTTCCGAAACACACGGCCTGGAAGGTGATTTGAGCCCCGCCTGTCTGGCGATCAACCGCGCTGCGTGGAACGCCATCGGCGGCTTCGACGAAGAATTCTTCGGTTACGGCGAGGCCGCCGACTGGCAGGCCCGGGCGCGCGCCGCAGGCTGGCGCGTCTTGCTGGCCGACGAACTCGGTGCTGAACGCGCCACCGCGCCCGGCCAAAGCGACAAATCCCGCCGCAATCAGGACCTGCGGCGCACCAACACCGCGCTGCTGCTCGAACATCAACGCAGCGTTCATCACGCTGACGCGTATCTGGCCGGCACCACCGTGCTGGACCGGCTTCAAAGGCCAAAACGGATTGCGCGCCGGGTCGCTCGGGACCGCCGGAGTACGGACCTACCCACGATCGTGATCACCACCAACCGCCTGGTCTACGGCGGGGCCGAGCGACAAAAAGCGTTATTGGCAACGGAATTAGACCGACGCGGCTTTCCGGTCGTCGTCGTCTGCGTTCAGCGGCTCGGCCCGTTGATCTCGGAGATTGCTCATGCCGTGCGCGTGATGCGCCAGCCCTGGTGGGCTCCGGTCGTTGACATCCCGAAGGGCCCGGCGGTGGTTGTCACCGGCGACACCAACACCGAGGTGGGATTCGGTAGTTTGTGGCGCGCGAGCGGTCGAAATCGACGCTGGTTGATTGCTCCGCATGTTCCCCCCGAGGAGGACGCGCCCATCTACTCCCGGCCACTGACGTCCGCGATGCGGCGTGCCGACGGCTTTATCGTTTTGGCGCAACGGCATTGGGATATGCTGCTCGCGCAGCATCGGCTCTCGGGAAGGCGATTCATCGCACCCAACGGCGTCGCCGCCATCGGGGAACCCGTCCTTCGGCACCGCAGTGCAGGCGAGCCACTGCACCTGGTGATGCTGTCCCGCATCGTCGAGCACAAGAACCCCCATCTGTTGATCGAAGCGCTGCGTGGGCTTGCCGAGATGCCCTGGAAGTTATCGATTTTCGGTGACGGACCCGATCGGGAGAGGCTGCAGGCGGGTACGCCTCCCGAATTGGGCGAGCGGGTTCAGTGGCGCGGATGGTCGGCGGGCCCCGAGCCTGCGCTGGCCGACGCGGATCTACTCTGCGTTCCGAGCCGCTCCGAGGCCTTCCCGGTGGTGATCCTCGAGGCGATGTCGCGGGCGATACCGGTTGCGGCCTCGGCGGTTTGCGCCGTCCCCGAAATGTTGGATTTCGGCACGGCCGGATTCCTCGTCGAACCCGTGTCGGCTTCGGGCTGGCGAGAAGAGCTCGCCCGGATCCTGGCGGACCCGGGCGCACTGCCACCGGTTGGACGCCGTGGCTACGAGCGCATGCGCAAGCACTACACGGTGCAGGCAATGGCCGATGCCTACCTCGATGCGATCGGAGCTGTGCTGTGA
- a CDS encoding oligosaccharide flippase family protein, with protein sequence MTEPTAPDAVVSSVPLTRMAHAFSIQLICRAVGMLASVVSVAMTARYLGPGRYGQLSIAVLFIAMWTSLADLGIATVIVRRVTSGRGDLERLVRINSGLALIYCVPLAVLAAVSGLLIYHDSDVRIMLVVLSGALLMQTMVTRFEPIFLATVRFSAVAISDIAARTGTLAMVACLVAMRSGVIWFAVAQLIPPAVQLLIQGAAATRHISVRPIFAPREAADLLRESLPLIGFLVIGLLYCRADGVILSLLSTHSEVGVYGLAFTIAFNTIVVSLIFHKSTLSTATELFSRDVAAFAGFLRRSVELMCFVAVPVATVGALLAGSLIAFFGDNAFVHRGTPTLALLFVAAALRFVGGTLGQGLVASHHQRILFWLTMATLVLNVALNLSLAGRYGAVGPGVALVCTEFFNLVVSTWWLRRRCGYRTPVMFLLRLLIPTAASVAVTLLLSGHHVVVTLMAAAAAYLATSAIAGPIGWSNLTSLRGNQLPA encoded by the coding sequence ATGACCGAGCCGACGGCACCCGACGCGGTGGTGTCGTCGGTGCCACTCACGCGAATGGCTCATGCGTTCTCGATCCAGCTGATCTGCCGCGCCGTTGGCATGCTCGCCTCGGTCGTCTCGGTGGCCATGACCGCCCGCTATCTGGGACCGGGACGCTACGGCCAACTCTCCATCGCGGTTCTCTTCATCGCCATGTGGACCAGCCTCGCCGATCTCGGTATCGCGACCGTGATCGTGCGCCGGGTGACCTCGGGCCGCGGCGACTTGGAACGCCTGGTGCGCATCAACAGTGGCCTGGCCCTGATCTATTGCGTCCCGCTGGCGGTATTGGCCGCCGTGTCCGGCCTGCTCATCTATCACGATTCGGACGTGCGGATCATGCTCGTCGTGCTCTCGGGAGCGCTGCTGATGCAGACCATGGTGACGCGCTTCGAGCCGATATTTCTGGCCACCGTCCGGTTCTCCGCGGTGGCCATCTCCGACATCGCCGCCCGCACGGGCACCCTGGCAATGGTCGCCTGTCTGGTTGCGATGCGGTCGGGCGTCATCTGGTTCGCCGTCGCGCAACTGATCCCGCCCGCTGTGCAGCTGTTGATCCAGGGCGCCGCGGCCACGCGGCACATCTCGGTCCGCCCGATCTTCGCGCCGCGAGAGGCGGCCGACTTGTTACGGGAAAGCCTGCCGCTGATCGGCTTTCTGGTGATCGGTCTGCTGTACTGCCGCGCCGACGGCGTGATCCTGTCCTTGTTGAGCACGCATTCCGAAGTGGGCGTCTACGGCCTGGCATTCACGATCGCGTTCAACACCATCGTGGTGTCGCTGATCTTTCACAAATCGACGCTGTCGACGGCCACCGAGCTGTTTTCGCGTGACGTCGCCGCTTTCGCGGGCTTTCTACGCCGAAGCGTAGAGCTGATGTGCTTCGTGGCGGTGCCGGTCGCAACGGTCGGTGCGCTGCTGGCCGGATCGCTGATCGCGTTCTTCGGCGACAACGCGTTCGTCCATCGCGGCACGCCGACGCTGGCGTTGCTGTTCGTCGCGGCGGCGTTGCGATTCGTCGGCGGCACCCTGGGCCAGGGCCTGGTGGCCAGTCATCATCAGCGGATCTTGTTTTGGTTGACGATGGCCACCCTGGTGCTCAACGTCGCACTCAATCTCAGTCTCGCCGGACGGTACGGGGCGGTCGGTCCGGGCGTCGCGCTGGTGTGCACGGAATTCTTCAACTTGGTGGTCAGCACCTGGTGGTTGCGCCGTCGCTGCGGCTACCGTACGCCGGTGATGTTCTTGCTGCGCTTGCTGATCCCGACGGCAGCGAGTGTTGCCGTGACACTGCTGCTTTCGGGTCACCACGTCGTGGTGACGCTGATGGCCGCCGCTGCCGCCTATCTGGCCACCAGCGCGATCGCGGGGCCGATCGGCTGGTCGAACTTGACCTCGCTGCGCGGGAATCAGCTGCCGGCATGA
- a CDS encoding sugar transferase, whose amino-acid sequence MHQSVMIRNTEHVMPRRRPLKTRPANMTTSHGGDTNGSPTTAGPAPSAGAGVLRRWQDHYSQNLRISDSVIVCASVLLAQYVRFGEIANTSGYSDPMMTLFSCLFAVLWLSALAVFQTRSTRVIGAGIEEYRRIGTASFWTFGIIAMVTLLAKVDLARGYLAIALPVGTLALLGSRSGWRKHVNRKRAEGQYQTRVLAIGDRQAVTHLAHELARNPLAGCVVVGVCIPGYGPDRGNCLTIAGREIPILGDQTHAATAITRCDADTVALTQTDRFGMHGIRELMWQLETMNVDLVVSPGVMDVTEARLTLRLTAGLPLLHVDKPQYEGAHRFQKQAFDFLFSLAALVATAPILIAAAIAIKLTSRGPVFYPAERIGVDGKPFTMLKFRTMVDGADTQIEHLLTMNECAGGMLFKMREDPRITPVGKILRRYSIDELPQFINVLKGDMSVVGPRPPLRREVDKYETDVKRRLLVKPGVSGLWQVSGRSDLSWEESVRLDLSYVDNWSMSGDLVIVAKTVKAVLTSHGAY is encoded by the coding sequence ATGCATCAGTCGGTGATGATTCGCAACACGGAGCATGTCATGCCCCGCCGGCGACCGCTGAAGACCCGGCCCGCCAACATGACCACGTCGCATGGCGGCGACACCAATGGCTCGCCGACCACTGCGGGTCCGGCGCCTTCGGCCGGTGCCGGCGTCTTACGGCGTTGGCAGGACCACTATTCGCAGAACCTGCGCATCAGCGACTCGGTGATCGTCTGCGCCTCGGTGTTGCTTGCCCAGTACGTTCGCTTCGGCGAGATCGCGAACACATCGGGTTACTCGGACCCGATGATGACGCTGTTCTCCTGCCTCTTCGCGGTGCTGTGGCTGTCGGCCCTCGCGGTATTCCAAACGCGCTCAACGCGAGTGATCGGCGCGGGAATCGAGGAGTACCGCCGGATCGGCACCGCATCGTTTTGGACATTCGGAATCATCGCGATGGTGACGCTGCTCGCCAAGGTCGACCTGGCCCGCGGCTACCTGGCCATCGCGCTTCCCGTCGGCACCCTGGCGCTGCTGGGAAGTCGCAGCGGGTGGCGCAAGCACGTCAACCGCAAGCGCGCCGAAGGCCAGTACCAGACCCGCGTTTTGGCCATCGGAGACCGCCAGGCGGTTACCCACCTCGCACACGAACTGGCCCGCAACCCGCTGGCCGGCTGCGTCGTGGTCGGTGTCTGCATCCCCGGCTACGGGCCGGACCGCGGCAACTGCCTGACCATCGCGGGCCGCGAGATCCCGATCCTGGGCGACCAGACCCACGCGGCTACCGCGATCACGCGCTGCGACGCGGACACCGTGGCGCTGACCCAGACGGATCGCTTTGGGATGCACGGGATCAGGGAGTTGATGTGGCAGCTCGAGACCATGAACGTCGACCTGGTCGTGTCGCCCGGCGTCATGGACGTGACCGAGGCGCGATTGACCCTGCGCCTCACCGCGGGCCTGCCTCTGCTGCATGTCGACAAGCCGCAATACGAAGGGGCGCACCGCTTTCAAAAGCAGGCCTTTGACTTCTTGTTCTCGTTGGCAGCCCTGGTCGCCACCGCACCGATTCTCATTGCGGCCGCCATCGCCATCAAGCTGACCAGCAGGGGGCCCGTCTTCTACCCGGCCGAGCGCATCGGCGTCGACGGAAAACCCTTCACGATGCTGAAGTTCCGCACCATGGTTGACGGGGCGGACACCCAGATCGAGCACCTGCTGACAATGAATGAGTGCGCCGGCGGCATGCTGTTCAAGATGCGCGAAGACCCTCGGATCACCCCCGTCGGCAAGATTCTTCGCCGCTACAGCATCGACGAGCTGCCTCAATTCATCAACGTCCTCAAGGGAGACATGAGCGTCGTGGGGCCGCGGCCCCCGTTGCGACGGGAAGTCGACAAGTACGAAACCGACGTCAAGCGGCGGCTGCTGGTGAAGCCGGGCGTCAGCGGATTGTGGCAAGTGAGCGGCCGTTCGGACCTGTCCTGGGAAGAGTCGGTGCGGCTGGACCTGTCGTATGTCGACAACTGGTCGATGTCGGGTGATCTGGTGATTGTCGCCAAGACGGTGAAAGCGGTTCTAACGAGCCACGGAGCCTACTAG
- a CDS encoding dTDP-4-dehydrorhamnose 3,5-epimerase family protein, translating to MKYTPTKVAGVTIIDLELHRDHRGYSSRSFCARDFANHGLNFDVTQTNIVFNYTRGTVRGLYRQVPPHAEAMLVRCTRGAIAAVAVDVRPDSLTYGDHVMVGLNADDHRTLYLPPYVAHGFQTQVDNTEVSYQISGDHTLADQQGIRWDDPEFGISWPIPVTVISEQDASWPARKPRLVPVEQVATCISR from the coding sequence GTGAAGTACACGCCCACCAAGGTCGCCGGAGTGACAATCATCGACCTCGAGCTCCATCGCGACCATCGCGGGTATTCCTCACGCTCGTTCTGCGCCCGGGACTTCGCCAATCACGGACTGAATTTCGATGTCACGCAGACGAATATCGTCTTCAACTACACCCGCGGCACCGTGCGTGGTCTGTACCGACAGGTGCCGCCACACGCCGAGGCCATGCTGGTCCGCTGTACCCGCGGTGCCATCGCCGCCGTCGCGGTCGACGTCCGCCCCGACTCGCTGACCTATGGCGACCACGTCATGGTCGGGCTGAACGCCGACGACCACCGGACGCTGTACTTGCCGCCCTATGTCGCCCACGGGTTCCAGACGCAGGTCGACAACACCGAAGTCAGCTACCAGATCAGCGGGGACCACACGCTGGCCGACCAGCAGGGGATCCGCTGGGACGACCCCGAATTCGGCATCTCGTGGCCCATACCGGTCACGGTCATCTCCGAGCAGGACGCGAGCTGGCCCGCACGCAAACCCAGATTGGTACCAGTGGAGCAGGTGGCAACATGCATCAGTCGGTGA
- a CDS encoding PPE family protein: protein MIDFGALPPEINSTRMYAGPGPLSLIAAAVAWDGLAAELHAASSCYRTVIAGLTTQRWMGPSSLAMASAFAPYMAWTAGAAARAAESAGQARLAVEVYEAAFAMTVPPPAVAANRSQLAVLVATNFFGQNAAAIAATEAEYGEMWAQDAAAMYEYAAGSAGACSVTQFNPAPHVTNEGGMAQQAAVVGQVTSQSEQANLAHVVSNVPTALHQLSSPMTTASGTAGDLGGTAGAVGTAGSAAAGATDSSSSSIMTGLASGIPGAIPSAFSAAATPLYGMSSILGMAQTAQGLANAATSGAAAAATGAASAASSGAGALGSIGSIGSGVFGSLGSAASLGPLAVPASWTSVIPAAHSAVSALPAINLAGANVPPSVMGSLPRLAAASGKTLGPRYGVIPTVMTRPPAAGYA, encoded by the coding sequence ATGATCGATTTCGGAGCGCTTCCCCCGGAGATCAACTCCACCAGGATGTACGCCGGCCCCGGCCCGCTGTCACTGATCGCCGCCGCGGTGGCCTGGGACGGTTTGGCCGCCGAACTGCACGCCGCGTCGAGCTGCTACCGCACCGTGATCGCGGGTTTGACCACCCAGCGCTGGATGGGCCCGTCGTCGCTGGCAATGGCCTCCGCCTTCGCCCCCTACATGGCGTGGACGGCAGGCGCCGCCGCGCGGGCCGCGGAATCGGCCGGTCAGGCCAGGCTAGCCGTCGAGGTCTACGAAGCCGCCTTCGCCATGACCGTCCCGCCACCAGCGGTCGCCGCCAATCGTTCCCAGCTCGCGGTGCTGGTCGCGACCAACTTTTTCGGCCAGAACGCGGCGGCGATCGCGGCCACCGAAGCCGAGTACGGCGAGATGTGGGCGCAGGACGCCGCGGCGATGTATGAATACGCCGCCGGCTCGGCCGGCGCCTGCTCGGTGACCCAATTCAACCCGGCGCCGCACGTCACCAATGAGGGCGGGATGGCCCAGCAGGCCGCGGTAGTCGGACAGGTCACCTCGCAATCGGAGCAGGCGAATCTCGCGCACGTGGTGTCCAACGTCCCCACCGCGCTGCACCAGCTTTCCTCACCGATGACCACTGCGAGCGGCACCGCCGGCGACCTCGGCGGAACCGCCGGGGCCGTTGGAACGGCCGGAAGTGCAGCCGCGGGCGCAACCGACTCGAGCTCGTCGTCGATCATGACGGGGCTCGCCTCGGGTATACCCGGCGCTATTCCCAGCGCTTTCTCGGCGGCGGCGACCCCGCTGTATGGGATGTCCTCCATCCTCGGCATGGCCCAGACCGCGCAGGGCCTGGCGAACGCAGCGACCAGTGGAGCAGCGGCTGCGGCCACCGGAGCCGCCAGTGCGGCCAGCTCCGGCGCGGGAGCGCTCGGATCGATCGGATCGATCGGATCTGGCGTGTTCGGCAGCCTCGGCAGCGCGGCCTCGCTGGGGCCGCTGGCGGTGCCGGCGAGCTGGACCAGCGTGATCCCGGCCGCCCACAGCGCCGTGTCCGCGTTGCCCGCCATCAACCTCGCCGGCGCGAATGTGCCGCCGAGCGTCATGGGCTCGCTGCCGCGCCTGGCGGCCGCGTCGGGCAAGACGCTTGGACCCCGCTACGGCGTCATCCCCACCGTGATGACGCGCCCGCCGGCCGCCGGATACGCGTGA
- a CDS encoding TetR/AcrR family transcriptional regulator, whose protein sequence is MTTHSTDGRADATRQQILRAASHQFARRPYHDVGLDDILAEAELTKGAMYFHFKSKHALAVAIIEGQTESGAEAVQELLSRGLSGLETLIDFSYLIAIKDIKTDIVRSGLNLMESVGLADGLQEKLFDQWIKALAKVAEQAKTEGDINDECDPQDIGRLMVSLHMGLRKTSNLDEPERFLRDLENCWSLLLTGVLQPDRTEYFRQFLRRRAALAINASSADVD, encoded by the coding sequence ATGACGACCCACTCGACTGACGGACGAGCCGATGCGACCCGGCAACAGATACTGCGGGCCGCGTCTCATCAGTTCGCCCGGCGCCCGTACCACGACGTCGGCCTCGACGACATCCTGGCCGAGGCCGAGCTGACTAAGGGCGCGATGTACTTCCACTTCAAGTCGAAGCACGCGTTGGCGGTCGCGATCATCGAGGGCCAGACCGAGTCCGGCGCCGAAGCCGTGCAAGAACTGCTGTCGCGCGGTCTCTCGGGCCTCGAGACCCTGATCGACTTCTCCTATCTGATCGCCATCAAGGACATCAAGACCGATATCGTCAGGTCAGGCCTGAACCTGATGGAGTCGGTCGGCCTGGCGGACGGGCTGCAGGAGAAGTTGTTCGACCAGTGGATCAAAGCGCTGGCCAAGGTCGCCGAGCAGGCCAAAACCGAGGGCGACATCAATGATGAGTGCGACCCGCAGGACATCGGCCGCTTGATGGTCTCGCTGCACATGGGCCTGCGGAAGACCAGCAATCTGGACGAACCGGAACGATTCCTGCGCGACCTGGAGAATTGCTGGTCCCTGCTCCTGACCGGGGTCCTGCAGCCGGACCGCACCGAATACTTCCGCCAATTCCTCAGGCGGCGTGCGGCGCTCGCCATCAACGCCAGTTCCGCGGATGTCGACTGA
- a CDS encoding TetR/AcrR family transcriptional regulator, with protein sequence MARQVRSEATRRKILDSAIEVFADVGYAAAGWSTIIERTGMTKGALYHHFDSKESLASNIIEEGSDALLSAFRNVCGASSPGLENLLHGTFTIVEVLSSDKMARAAAQLATALSGFNGAASRFFANLMLETAQEARRAIKEGDLRTEIDPDVLSASIIGTIFGARLVANAISSHGRIGDIIGDPAARLHQIWKLLLPGVVSEASLPYFDQFLRREGMRHAATRAARDEAAAESETE encoded by the coding sequence ATGGCGCGCCAAGTTCGCTCTGAAGCCACTCGCCGAAAAATCCTCGATTCCGCGATCGAAGTTTTCGCTGACGTCGGGTATGCCGCCGCTGGATGGAGCACGATCATCGAGCGCACGGGAATGACCAAGGGCGCTCTCTATCACCACTTCGATTCGAAAGAATCGTTGGCGTCGAACATCATCGAGGAAGGTTCGGACGCACTTCTCAGCGCTTTCCGCAACGTGTGTGGGGCGTCGTCGCCGGGGCTGGAGAACCTGCTGCACGGCACATTCACGATTGTCGAGGTGTTGAGCTCGGACAAAATGGCCCGCGCGGCCGCACAATTGGCCACGGCGTTAAGCGGATTCAACGGAGCGGCGTCGCGCTTCTTCGCGAACCTGATGTTGGAGACGGCACAAGAGGCACGCCGCGCGATCAAGGAGGGCGACCTCCGCACCGAAATCGATCCCGACGTGCTCAGCGCGTCGATCATCGGTACCATTTTCGGTGCCCGGTTGGTGGCCAATGCCATATCGAGCCACGGCAGAATCGGCGACATCATCGGCGACCCCGCCGCGCGCCTGCATCAGATATGGAAGCTGCTGCTGCCGGGCGTGGTTTCGGAAGCGTCGCTGCCCTACTTCGACCAATTCCTGCGCCGCGAAGGAATGCGTCACGCGGCGACCAGAGCCGCCCGCGACGAGGCCGCAGCGGAATCGGAAACCGAATAG